The Lacticaseibacillus rhamnosus DNA window GCGTTCGACGGTTACTCCGGGCCAATTACCAATATGCTGTTTAGAACCGGTCAGCGCATTAAACAAAGTTGTTTTACCACTGTTAGGATTTCCTACGAGTGCTAAAGTTTCATGCATGTCCATCGGCACCCACCTCCGTTACGAACACATGAGCTGCATCTTGCTTGCGAATACTCAGCTTATAACCGCGAACCGCAAGCTCAATCGGATCACCTAAAGGCGCAATTTGGTGAATCTTAACCAGTGTTCCCTTTGTCAATCCCATATCCATCAAGCGATGACGCAACGGGGGATCACCCTTAATCGTGCGAATCAGGCCCACTTGATTCAAAGCTAACTCCCCCAACGCAACAGCAGGCTGATGGTCATCCATGGCAAACGGCTGCACCACGAGTAAACCGGCAATCTCATCACTAATCGCCAATCGCTGTCCTTGGAAAAAAATAACCAACCCGGTAGCTTTATTTGCCGGCTGCACCACCGTCAGCTTCTTACCAATCACAAGTCCCATTTCAGCAAGATGGCGCCGCAAAGCAGCACTTCCCCCGACACTCATCAATAGATAAGCACCAGGCTGATTAATATCGAGCAAAGCCTGCATATAAACCACCTCCAAAAATGAGTGAGCGCGACCCAGCGCGGTTAGGGATCGGAATGTAAGCGGCCGCCTTTGACCATTGCGTGCGAGGCCTTCCACGCAAACTCCTGCGTCCGGAAACCTGTTCCACCTGTTCCAGAATCAAACGACCATCAACAAACCTCATCGTCATACAAAGCCAACATTTTCGCCAACCGAACTCGTTTATATCCTTACTTTGACTTCGCTAAAACCGCTTTAGCAACTGTCGCAACGTAATGCAGCTGCCCCTCAGTTGTCGGATGGGTTTTATCCGCTGTAAGCCAATTATCGTGTTCCGCCGAAGCAGCATACCAATCGACAATATGTAAATTCGAATAACGTTTTGCCATTTTCACAAGATCACGATTAACTTCATTTGTCCACTCGGCATCAGAACGAACATTGATCCAATACACCTGTCGCTTACTGCCAATACTGGTCATAATCGACTGAAAAGCTTCATCTGTAAAGGTTCCATTCGTCCCCAACCCAATAATAACCGTATCGGCTAATCTACCAGACGCCGCGAGTGACTTAAAAAGCTCTGGCGCCTGATAAATTTGACGACTAACCGTTGCATCCAGATCAACCTTGGGGAAGATTTCTTTATACAGATAAGCGCTACCCAGCATCACTGAATCCCCGACTGCTGTGATCGGCATCTTTTTAGCGACTTGAACCTGATGATAACTAAGCCCTTCATCAGCAAAATCTTTATAAACCGGGTCTTCTGCCTTTCGGGATGACGCCTCGGCTTGACTGGCTTTGGCAGCCGAGCGTGAACGCGCAACCGAACGCGCTTTAACCCGCGATGATGAGGCTGCCTGCTGCGCCCTTGCTTGAGCCTGCTGGTTAAGTCCAAACCAGATACCTCCAGCGATCAAGACCACAGCTAGTAAGACAACCGGTCAAAGCCACCCTTTTGTTAAATGCGTTCTTTGTCTATGCATCTCGCACCCCTTCGATCATTTTGTTACCGTTTGATCATAGCATATATAAGCGCCTAACAGGGTCGAAAATTGTATCGAAAAAAGGACTTTTAGACTCTGGCACTTTTAGAATTCGGCTACATTTAACGTCTCAAATAGAAGCAGCTATCTACGATTTTTTTGGCACGTTTTACCTTAAGAACTGATATACTAAAAAGCAACTAGCTGGTTAACAGTTAGCACTCTTTTTTAAAAATGGAGATGACCAGCGTGACAAAAACACTATATTTGATTGGCGGACCTATGGGAGCCGGTAAGACAGCCGTTAGCGAACAACTGGTTAAGCGGTTGCCTCAAGCGGTGATGCTAGACGGTGACTGGTGTTGGGCAATGGATCCATTTGTGGTGAATGATGCGACCAAAGCGATGGTAATGGATAATATCCACCATTTACTGAACGCGTTTATTCAAGCACCGGACTTGATTAATATTGTGTTTTGCTGGGTAATGGACGAACAAGAAATCATTGATGATGTTTTGGGTGGTTTAATGCTGAAAAATGTTCAAGTGGTAAATGTATCGCTGATGCCCAGTGCAGAGAAATTAAAGCGAAATATTACTGCTGATATTCACGCTGGCATTCGAACGGCGGATGCTATTCCGAAGGCCATTGCGCGATTGCCAAAGTATACAACCGTCAATAGCACTAAGTTGGATACAACGGCTCTTGTCCCCGCCCAAACTGCGGCAATGATCAGCAAACTATCCCATTAAGCTGATTCCTGCTGTAGTGATCGCCGAATGTAAGGTCAAACTGATTTATAGCCTTGTACAAAACTTTTGTGGCATTTTAGAATCTTTTCTAAATTCACAAACGTCTCTGTAGAATCTAAAAAATCTAAAATAATTTTGTCGCACAAAAAGTCTTTACAGCGCAATACTGCTCCTGTATAATCTTACTTGTTGTTCAGCGATGGCCCGTTGGTCAAGTGGTTAAGACACCGCCCTTTCACGGCGGTAACATGGGTTCAAATCCCGTACGGGTCATTATGCCGGCTTAGCTCAGTTGGTAGAGCATCGGTATCGTAAACCGAGGGTCAGGTGTTCGAGTCACCTAGCCGGCATCATACAACTTAAATCGCAGATGCACTGGTAAAACCAGTACGTCTGCGATTTTTTTAATCAAGTTCTGGTCCGGAAAACCATCATTTTTGCGCCAATGGCCGTTTAGTTTTCAAAAAGGCCACTATTAAGGGCTTACAAGGTGGTATGAGTCATCACCAATTTCACAAAAACAAATCACTCTGAATGTGGATTAGTTCTATATGTTGATGTCAATTGTCCTTACCGTTGTATTGTTAACTTTCTAGTATTTAAACAAATTTGCGGAAAAAGATGACTAACTTTAGACTTGTTTAATTGTCTATCTACTTTTAGTAAGTGTATCATAAACATTGAAACGACTCGCCACGAAAGGATGTTGTGATACATGAAAATTGCGATTATTGGTGCTACCGGCAATGCGGGGTCGGCTATTTTTAAAGAAGCCTTGAAACGCGGCCATCAGGTGACTGGCTATGTTCGCCACCCAGACAAGGGAGTTGGCATTTTACCACCAGACGCGGAATTAATACAGCAAGACGCGTTTACACTTACGCACAACGAATTACAAAATTATGATGTTGTCGTCGATGCTTTTGGCACCACCGTGGACCAAGCCTATCTGCACATCGACTTAGCCGACCACCTGATTCATGAACTGCGCGAGACTACTTCCCCACGCATCGTTTTTATTCTCGGTGCTGGCAGCCTAGAAACTGACGGAGGACGTCTCTATGACTTGTTAAAGAAAGACCCCCACGCTCCTTCCTTCATCAACACGCCCAAGAATCAGCTCAGAGAATATCAGTTGTTGCAATGGACTGACAACGTTAACTGGCTTGGTATTTCACCAAGTATGATTTTTCAACATGGTCCGGCAACCGAATACGTGCGCGGCGACAATACCCTTTTAAAAGACAGTCAGGGAAAGTCGGTATTAAATAGCGGCACATTAGCAGTAGCACTGCTGGATGAATTAGAGCAGCCAACGATTAAGCAAGCACGCTTTACTGCCCGCAATGCTTGATAAGTGATTTTCAAGTTCAAAAAGGATGAGGATCAATTGATACAAGTCAGACTAACTGTTCATTATGTTGATGAAAACGGTAAAGCACTAGGTCCGGATAATCACTTAATGAACTCGAGAGACCATCATTTTCGCCTAACCGCACCGCCATTGATTGGCTATGATTTTCAAAAAGCAATCCTTCCTAATGGACAACATGTTAAGGATCCGACTGTGGCTGGCACCATGAGCGGCGAAACCCCGGAGCTTACCTTTGTCTATACAACTGCCGACTCGCTCATCCACCAACCTAAGCCAGCCACACTTGTGATTAAATACCTTGATAGTCACCAAAAACCGCTTCGTGATGTGCAAGTTCTACACACCAAAACCGGTCATCAATTCAAGCTTACCGCACCGAACTTTTCAGGGTTTCATTATCACCACGCATTGCTTCCCGGGGGCATGGTGATGTCCGATAAAACTGTCACAGGACGATTAATCCGATCACATAACGAGCTGATTTTTACGTACCAGCCAACCTAAGGCAACAATTCCAATAAAATAGCTTCGATCTGACTGTTAATCTGTCATGATCGAAGCTATTTTATGTTATTGCTGGCCCGTTAAGATACTCTGCAATGAACTCGTATCACCTTGTTGTTGCAATGACTTGGCATCTTGATAGGCCTGATAATAATCACCAGAAGCAATTGCCTGGCGAATCGGTGTCACCGACTGTTCTTTAAAGAGAACAGTTGCAGCTAACTTTGCTTGATCCTGATTAACACCCGTCGCCTTTTGCAGCAATGTAGCTGCCTGGTCCTGATCCTGCGCAGCTTTCATAATCGTACTCATTTTCGTTTCTTTTATCGTATCAGCTGCTCGCTGTAAAACAGCATCTGTTGCCGGGTTGCCGGTTTTTTGAGCAGTAATACCTGACACAATCCGTGCTTTAACTGCACTGTCAGCTGGTGTGTCGTTACCAGTGACATTGCGAATCGTGTTATTAATCTGCGGAAAGAAAAAGATCCCGCACACAGCCATTAGTACAATAAGACCCGCGACAATCGAAAAAATTTTCAAGCCACGATGACGATGCTTTTTCTGCTGACGTATTTGCAATCGTTTATCCAAAAATGACACTCCCTTCACTTACAAGGACTCATATTAACATGATGCCAATTCACACAGAGGCGGTCAAGCTAGTGAACTTTAGTAGCCACTCGTTGTTAAATTTCCCGACTCGGAATCATAGGTTAATACAAGCCAAAGTTACGAGACCATTTACCCTTCTGAAAATAATATAGAAAAAAGGCATCCACTCATTGATGGATGCCTTTATGAGCTCCGGTTGTCAGGCTCGAACTGACGACAACCTGATTAACAGTCAGGTGCTCTACCAACTGAGCTAAACCGGAATAAACAGCGTGGCAGCTTCCTACCCTCGCAGGCAGTTTCCCACCAACTACTCTCGGCGTGAAGAAGCTTAACTTCTGTGTTCGGCATGGGAACAGGTGTATCCTTCTTGCTATCGCCACCACACTTATGAGAACTTTGCGCTCTCAAAACTGGCTATCATTGTTGTTGTTTTTGCCGGAACTTAACGTATTTCATCGAAACGCGCTCCCAGTCGCAGAAACCTCCGCATAAGGACCCTGACCGCAATGGCCAAAGAACGGCCATCACGCTCAGGCCCGCTTATGCTCCGGTTTCTAATCGCGACTGCTCGCGCTCTTACTTGGTTAAGTCCTCGACCGATTAGTACTGGTCCGCTCCATGCATCGCTGCACTTCCACTTCCAGCCTATCTACCTGATCATCTTTCAGGGGTCTTACTTCCATATAGGAATGGGAAATCTCATCTCGAGGGGGGCTTCACACTTAGATGCTTTCAGCGTTTATCCCTTCCGTTCATAGCTACCCAGCGATGCGCCTAGCGGCACAACTGGTACACCAGCGGAACGTCCATCCCGGTCCTCTCGTACTAAGGACAGCTCCTCTCAAATTTCCTGCGCCCGCGACGGATAGGGACCGAACTGTCTCACGACGTTCTGAACCCAGCTCGCGTACCGCTTTAATGGGCGAACAGCCCAACCCTTGGGACCGACTACAGCCCCAGGATGCGATGAGCCGACATCGAGGTGCCAAACCTCCCCGTCGATGTGGACTCTTGGGGGAGATAAGCCTGTTATCCCCAGGGTAGCTTTTATCCGTTGAGCGATGGCCCTTCCATACGGAACCACCGGATCACTAAGCCCGACTTTCGTCCCTGCTCGACTTGTCAGTCTCGCAGTCAAGCTCCCTTCTACCTTTACACTCTGCGAATGATTTCCAACCATTCTGAGGGAACCTTTGGGCGCCTCCGTTACATTTTAGGAGGCGACCGCCCCAGTCAAACTGCCTACCTGACACTGTCTCCCGCCACGATTAGTGGCGCGGGTTAGAGTGTTCATACAGCTAGGGTAGTATCCCACCAATGCCTCCATCGAAACTAGCGTTCCGATCTCTACGGCTCCTACCTATCCTGTACAAGCGGTACCAACACTCAATATCAAGCTACAGTAAAGCTCCATGGGGTCTTTCCGTCCTGTCGCGGGTAACCCGCATCTTCACGGGTACTATAATTTCACCGAGTCTCTCGTTGAGACAGTGCCCAAATCATTACGCCTTTCGTGCGGGTCGGAACTTACCCGACAAGGAATTTCGCTACCTTAGGACCGTTATAGTTACGGCCGCCGTTTACTGGGGCTTCAATTCTGGGCTTCGCTTGCGCTAACTCATCCTCTTAACCTTCCAGCACCGGGCAGGCGTCAGCCCCTATACATCATCTTACGATTTAGCAGAGACCTGTGTTTTTGATAAACAGTTGTTTGGGCCTATTCACTGCGGCTGACCTTGCGGTCAGCACCCCTTCTTCCGAAGTTACGGGGTCATTTTGCCGAGTTCCTTAACGAGAGTTCGCTCGCTCACCTGAGGATACTCTCCTCGACTACCTGTGTCGGTTTGCGGTACGGGTAGTTTATTTCTCACTAGAAGCTTTTCTTGGCAGTGTGACATCAGGAACTTCGCTACTTTAATTTCGCTCCCCATCACAGCTTGTCCTTAAGGCGGCAAGCATTTCACTCGCTACCGGACTTACTGCTTGGACGCACTTTTCCAGCCGTGCGCTTTCCTTAGCCTCCTGCGTCCCTCCATCGCTTAAACAAAATAAACTAGTGCAGGAATCTCAACCTGCTTGTCATCGACTACGCCTTGCGGCCTCGCCTTAGATCCCGACTAACCCTGGGAGGACGAGCCTTCCCCAGGAAACCTTAGTCATACGGTGGATCAGATTCTCACTGATCTTTCGCTACTCATGCCGGCATTCTCACTTCTAAGCGCTCCAGCCGTCCTCACGATCGACCTTCAACGCCCTTAGAACGCTCTCCTACCGCGCACCCTGACGGGTGCACCCACAGTTTCGGTATTATGCTTAGCCCCGGTATATTTTCGGCGCAGTGCCACTCGACTAGTGAGCTATTACGCACTCTTTAAATGGTGGCTGCTTCTGAGCCAACATCCTAGTTGTCTGTGCAACGCCACATCCTTTTCCACTTAGCATAAATTTAGGGACCTTAACTGGTGATCTGGGCTGTTCCCCTTTCGACAATGGACCTTATCGCTCATTGTCTGACTCCCGGAGTAAGATCAATGGTATTCGGAGTTTATCTGAATTCAGTAACCCTTGACGGGCCCCTAGTTCAAACAGTGCTCTACCTCCATGATCCATCCTCCGAGGCTAACCCTAAAGCTATTTCGGAGAGAACCAGCTATCTCCAAGTTCGTTTGGAATTTCACCGCTACCCACAACTCATCCCAGCATTTTTCAACATACATGGGTTCGGTCCTCCAGTGTGTTTCACCACACCTTCAACCTGGTCATGGGTAGGTCACTTGGTTTCGGGTCTACATCTACCTACTGAAGCGCCCTGTTCAGACTCGCTTTCGCTCCGGCTCCGACTTTTCATCTTAACCTCGCAGGCAAACGTAACTCGCCGGTTCATTCTACAAAAGGCACGCCATTACCCGTTAACGGGCTTTGACTAATTGTAGGCACACGGTTTCAGGAACTGTTTCACTCCCCTTCCGGGGTGCTTTTCACCTTTCCCTCACGGTACTGGTTCACTATCGGTCACTAGGGAGTATTTAGCCTTGGGAGATGGTCCTCCCGGATTCCGACGGAATTTCACGTGTTCCGCCGTACTCAGGATCCTGGACGGAGAGTCCGCCGTTTCGTTTACAGGGCTTTCACCTTCTATGGCGCAGCTTTCCAGCTGACTTCGACTACGTCGAACTTTGGTAACTCCAATGTCCAGTCCTACAACCCCGAGAAGCAAGCTTCTCGGTTTGGGCTCTTCCCACTTCGCTCGCCGCTACTATGGGAATCGAGTTTTCTTTCTCTTCCTGCGGGTACTGAGATGTTTCAGTTCCCCGCGTCTGCCGCCAACAAGCTATGTATTCACTTGCAGGCAATACACTGATGTGTACTGGGTTCCCCCATTCGGAAATCTCCGGATCAAAGCTTACTTATAGCTCCCCGAAGCATATCGGTATTAGTTCCGTCCTTCATCGGCTCCTAGTGCCAAGGCATCCACCGTGCGCCCTTTGTAACTTAACCTGTACTGACTTACGTCAGCGGTTATGCGATGCGAATTTCTATTATTAGAAACTCATACAAATACGCTGTGTTCTCGGCAATTTAAAACATTTACAACAATGATATCCAGTTTTCAAAGAACAAAGAATCGCCAACTAACGTCAACGATCGGCCTGACGGCCAATGGAGGATAACGGGATCGAACCGATGACCTCCTGCTTGCAAAGCAGGCGCTCTCCCAGCTGAGCTAATCCCCCATAAGGGTTGTTCAATTAACAAGCGAACGCTTGATGGGCCTAGATGGACTTGAACCATCGACCTCACGCTTATCAAGCGTGCGCTCTAACCAACTGAGCTATAGGCCCGATAGGCGTGTAGAAAGGGTAATCCCCTCAAAACTAAACAAAGTTTCGTGTGTGCAGGTTTCCGTCAGACTTTCAGTCTGTTTCCTTAGAAAGGAGGTGATCCAGCCGCAGGTTCTCCTACGGCTACCTTGTTACGACTTCACCCTAATCATTTGTCCCACCTTAGACGGCTCGCTCCCTAAAAGGGTTACGCCACCGGCTTCGGGTGTTACAAACTCTCATGGTGTGACGGGCGGTGTGTACAAGGCCCGGGAACGTATTCACCGCGGCGTGCTGATCCGCGATTACTAGCGATTCCGACTTCGTGTAGGCGAGTTGCAGCCTACAGTCCGAACTGAGAATGGCTTTAAGAGATTAGCTTGACCTCGCGGTCTCGCAACTCGTTGTACCATCCATTGTAGCACATGTGTAGCCCAGGTCATAAGGGGCATGATGATTTGACGTCATCCCCACCTTCCTCCGGTTTGTCACCGGCAGTCTTACTAGAGTGCCCAACTAAATGCTGGCAACTAGTCATAAGGGTTGCGCTCGTTGCGGGACTTAACCCAACATCTCACGACACGAGCTGACGACAACCATGCACCACCTGTCATTTTGCCCCCGAAGGGGAAACCTGATCTCTCAGGTGATCAAAAGATGTCAAGACCTGGTAAGGTTCTTCGCGTTGCTTCGAATTAAACCACATGCTCCACCGCTTGTGCGGGCCCCCGTCAATTCCTTTGAGTTTCAACCTTGCGGTCGTACTCCCCAGGCGGAATGCTTAATGCGTTAGCTGCGGCACTGAAGGGCGGAAACCCTCCAACACCTAGCATTCATCGTTTACGGCATGGACTACCAGGGTATCTAATCCTGTTCGCTACCCATGCTTTCGAGCCTCAGCGTCAGTTACAGACCAGACAGCCGCCTTCGCCACTGGTGTTCTTCCATATATCTACGCATTTCACCGCTACACATGGAGTTCCACTGTCCTCTTCTGTACTCAAGTTTCCCAGTTTCCGATGCACTTCCTCGGTTAAGCCGAGGGCTTTCACATCAGACTTAAAAAACCGCCTGCGCTCGCTTTACGCCCAATAAATCCGGATAACGCTTGCCACCTACGTATTACCGCGGCTGCTGGCACGTAGTTAGCCGTGGCTTTCTGGTTGGATACCGTCACGCCGACAACAGTTACTCTGCCGACCATTCTTCTCCAACAACAGAGTTTTACGACCCGAAAGCCTTCTTCACTCACGCGGCGTTGCTCCATCAGACTTGCGTCCATTGTGGAAGATTCCCTACTGCTGCCTCCCGTAGGAGTTTGGGCCGTGTCTCAGTCCCAATGTGGCCGATCAACCTCTCAGTTCGGCTACGTATCATTGCCTTGGTGAGCCGTTACCTCACCAACTAGCTAATACGCCGCGGGTCCATCCAAAAGCGATAGCTTACGCCATCTTTCAGCCAAGAACCATGCGGTTCTTGGATTTATGCGGTATTAGCATCTGTTTCCAAATGTTATCCCCCACTTAAGGGCAGGTTACCCACGTGTTACTCACCCGTCCGCCACTCGTTCAAAATTAAATCAAGATGCAAGCACCTTTCAATAATCAGAACTCGTTCGACTTGCATGTATTAGGCACGCCGCCAGCGTTCATCCTGAGCCAGGATCAAACTCTCATATAAATATGAGCTGTTCGAATAGCTCGATTTGTTGTTCTAGCGAATTGACTTCGCAAATGTTACTTTTTGCCTCGATACCGAAGTATCAAGGACCCTGCACATTTAAACGAAACTTTGTTCAGTTTTCAAAGGACTACCTTGTCAAAAAACAACTTTTATAGATTATCATGATCACCAATGCATGTCAACATCTTTTTTGAATAAACATGCAGTTGATGAATGCGATAAGCAATTAACAATTTGACAACGAAGAATATGATAGCAACTTTGCCAAGCCGCGTCAACACTTTTTAAATGAGGTTTTAATAAGAATTTCTAAGCCGAACGTTCAAAGAAAAATGCAGCGAATTATTAACAATTCGCTGCATAAAGATGCACTTTTTGCTATTAATCTTCCTGCTTGATTGCAGTTTGGCCGTGCATGTAGGGAACCAGAACGTCAGGAATCTTAACCGTTCCATCGGCTTGCTGATAATTTTCAAGAATGGCAGCGACGGTCCGTCCCACTGCAAGGCCTGAGCCGTTGAGTGTATGAACAAATTGCAGCTTGCCATCATCATCGCGATAACGGATTTGTGCTCGACGTGCCTGGAAATCCGTGCAATTACTGCAACTCGAAATTTCACGATAGCGATCCTGTGCCGGGAACCACACTTCAAGATCGTTTGTTTTAGCACTCGTAAAGCTGGCATCGTTGCTGGCTAAGGTGATGACGTGATACGGAAGGCCCAACTTGCGTAACAGGTCCTCTGCATCGTGAATCAAGTTTTTTAATTCTTTCCAGGAATCTTCGGGTTTGCAAAACTTGACCATTTCGACCTTGTTAAATTGATGCATCCGGATTAATCCACGAGTATCCCGGCCTGCGCTTCCTGCTTCGGAACGAAAGGCTGGTGTCAGTGCGGTGAAGTTAACCGGCAATTTGGCAGCATCCATAATATCCCCGCGATAATAATTGACCAGCGGCACTTCTGCGGTTGGAATCATGGTTAATGGCTCCCCATCGTTTGTGATGGTGTACGTTGCATCAGTAAACTTAGGAAATTGACCCGTGCCAAACATTGAATCGTTGTTAACCAAATATGGTGGAATAATTTCTTCATAGCCTTCTTTTTGGTGTTCATCCAAGAAGAAGTTATAAACGGCTCGCTCTAGTCGCGCACCTGCACCTTTATAGTAGACAAAGCGGCTACCTGATACTTTGGCCGCCCGTTCAAAGTCCAAAATACCTAGTTTCTCGCCGATATCCCAGTGATGTTTCGGTTGAAAATCGAAATGAGGAATGTTGCCCCATTTATATTCTTCACGCGAGTCGTCTTCATTTAGTGACATCGGGACATCATCAGCCGGAAAGTTAGGTAACCGAACCAGAATATAGGTGACTTTTTCATTCAGTTCTGCTAATTCTTTATCTAACTGGCTGATTTTTTGACCAACTTCACGCATAGCCGCGATTTGCTCGTCAGCGTTTTCTTTGTTCCGTTTCATCACCGCGATCTGGCCGGAAACTTCATTACGCTTTGCCTTTAACTCCTCGGTTTGAACTGTTACCTTACGTCGTTTCTCATCAAGGGCGATTAATTCATCGATTTCCTCACCCTTGATCGCGCGAGCAGCCAACTTCTTTTTTGCCCACTCCGGCTTTTGCCGAATCAACTTGAGATCTAACATATTATCCTCCTTCAAAAGTATCAGGCAGTTCACAAAAGGCCGACTTTCCCAGTGCTTGCCATCGCTAGGGTGCGCCTCTTTGGCCAACTTTGGACTGCTATACTTATTTCTAATCGAAAACCCGTCTGAGTGCTCAGTGCACACAAAAAGCCCTTCATCTCTAATGGGACGAAAGGCTTTTTCCGCGGTACCACCCAAGTTTGGCGCATAACGCCACCCTCTTGAGGCTGATAACGGTTGTCACCGTGCAGTTCATCACTGCCCACTAAGGCGCTGGAATGAGGATGATATGTCAGCTTGCACCACCCGCTAACTCTCTAAAACATCCATTAGGCGCTTCAGACGTGTTTACTATACGTTGTTAGATTACCGCATCTTTCGTGTTTAGACAAGCATCGAGAGCAGTTTTCATTAAAAGAATTAGCAAAACGATGCGTCATTTTCAATAGATAAATCGCGCATCTTTGAGGGTTTTCCCGTCCCATAGTTCCCGCAAAAGGCTATAAAGATGCCCATAATGATCGTTCGTGACATTGATGTGCCATGGGAAGATCTGGGTTTGTCCTGCTGCATCCTTAATGGCACCAACCGAAGTCGTAATAATCAGGTCAACATCTTTAAGGTCGGCATCCGGTGAAGCCAACTCAACAAACGGCACAGCATGTAAAAAAGCCAATAAATCAATGTATCCCGTCACCGTTTGTTCAATGACCGGCGCAACCAATACTTTTTGTTGGGGCTGAAATTGAACCAGTAGTTGATGCAGATTGCGATAAAACGCTTCTGCCAAAACATCGCGGCAGCCAACAAATGATGTCAGCTGCTGACTATCAATCACCTCATTGAGGGTTACTTTAACCTGCTGATAAAAGTCCGGGTCATCTTTGGTTTGCTGCATATTGGCACTAAACTCCGCCAACAAGCTGGTCGTGAAGTCTTTGTTGAACGCTAACACGCTGACGGTCACGCTTAGCATATTGGCAAATAACAAATTATAAGTATCATCCGGCAAATGGATATCAAGCTTAAAGTTATACGGAAAACGCGTAAAGAAACCGTTAATAAGTTGATAGATTTCCGGATTATAGTCATTGTAGCGGGCAATGATTCGTTGTTCTACCTGACCATCCGTAATAATATACAGCGGGGCAAAATTAAAAAGGAAATACAAGGCATCACTTTCACTTTGTTGCTGCTGCGTTGTCAGGTGCTGCAACCGCTTCGACTTATCCAGCAGGCTCAAAGCAGCATCACTAAAGAGATTCGGGACAGGATATTGCAAAACTTTTGAACCGGCTTCATGTGACAAAACATGGCCGCTTAAAATACGCTGGTGAGCCACCGCAATATAATACATCAACAATTCTCGCGTAATCTTGTTGACCTTGCCACTGTCAAACACAACCAACAAATCATCTAAAATTTCGCCTGCACGGTCATGGGATAAGTTTTCAAATGGCCAAGCGACACCGTTCGTTGCCAACCAGTAAGCAATGGTGATGAACAATCTGACATTCAATTCGGCTCCCACGAAGGAAAGTGTCTCGTAAGAAAATTGGACGCCACTTTGCCGGGC harbors:
- a CDS encoding FeoA family protein; translated protein: MQALLDINQPGAYLLMSVGGSAALRRHLAEMGLVIGKKLTVVQPANKATGLVIFFQGQRLAISDEIAGLLVVQPFAMDDHQPAVALGELALNQVGLIRTIKGDPPLRHRLMDMGLTKGTLVKIHQIAPLGDPIELAVRGYKLSIRKQDAAHVFVTEVGADGHA
- a CDS encoding helix-turn-helix domain-containing protein, translating into MKDNHDIFLSMSDAEKLSLFRTIIDVREAQTPVKKRVKAYRDHRLLVSEVNLKQVAAITNRNYGSVYNTYNGLMHSLEAMIGREHASVKTLLGIPVDEFRYYLVKQSNPYHFLDAVLYQRYEDFDDFLRACDSSKATVLRHLKVIRGYARQSGVQFSYETLSFVGAELNVRLFITIAYWLATNGVAWPFENLSHDRAGEILDDLLVVFDSGKVNKITRELLMYYIAVAHQRILSGHVLSHEAGSKVLQYPVPNLFSDAALSLLDKSKRLQHLTTQQQQSESDALYFLFNFAPLYIITDGQVEQRIIARYNDYNPEIYQLINGFFTRFPYNFKLDIHLPDDTYNLLFANMLSVTVSVLAFNKDFTTSLLAEFSANMQQTKDDPDFYQQVKVTLNEVIDSQQLTSFVGCRDVLAEAFYRNLHQLLVQFQPQQKVLVAPVIEQTVTGYIDLLAFLHAVPFVELASPDADLKDVDLIITTSVGAIKDAAGQTQIFPWHINVTNDHYGHLYSLLRELWDGKTLKDARFIY
- the serS gene encoding serine--tRNA ligase, which gives rise to MLDLKLIRQKPEWAKKKLAARAIKGEEIDELIALDEKRRKVTVQTEELKAKRNEVSGQIAVMKRNKENADEQIAAMREVGQKISQLDKELAELNEKVTYILVRLPNFPADDVPMSLNEDDSREEYKWGNIPHFDFQPKHHWDIGEKLGILDFERAAKVSGSRFVYYKGAGARLERAVYNFFLDEHQKEGYEEIIPPYLVNNDSMFGTGQFPKFTDATYTITNDGEPLTMIPTAEVPLVNYYRGDIMDAAKLPVNFTALTPAFRSEAGSAGRDTRGLIRMHQFNKVEMVKFCKPEDSWKELKNLIHDAEDLLRKLGLPYHVITLASNDASFTSAKTNDLEVWFPAQDRYREISSCSNCTDFQARRAQIRYRDDDGKLQFVHTLNGSGLAVGRTVAAILENYQQADGTVKIPDVLVPYMHGQTAIKQED
- a CDS encoding NAD(P)-dependent oxidoreductase; translation: MKIAIIGATGNAGSAIFKEALKRGHQVTGYVRHPDKGVGILPPDAELIQQDAFTLTHNELQNYDVVVDAFGTTVDQAYLHIDLADHLIHELRETTSPRIVFILGAGSLETDGGRLYDLLKKDPHAPSFINTPKNQLREYQLLQWTDNVNWLGISPSMIFQHGPATEYVRGDNTLLKDSQGKSVLNSGTLAVALLDELEQPTIKQARFTARNA
- a CDS encoding AAA family ATPase — protein: MEMTSVTKTLYLIGGPMGAGKTAVSEQLVKRLPQAVMLDGDWCWAMDPFVVNDATKAMVMDNIHHLLNAFIQAPDLINIVFCWVMDEQEIIDDVLGGLMLKNVQVVNVSLMPSAEKLKRNITADIHAGIRTADAIPKAIARLPKYTTVNSTKLDTTALVPAQTAAMISKLSH
- a CDS encoding SGNH/GDSL hydrolase family protein, whose amino-acid sequence is MVLIAGGIWFGLNQQAQARAQQAASSSRVKARSVARSRSAAKASQAEASSRKAEDPVYKDFADEGLSYHQVQVAKKMPITAVGDSVMLGSAYLYKEIFPKVDLDATVSRQIYQAPELFKSLAASGRLADTVIIGLGTNGTFTDEAFQSIMTSIGSKRQVYWINVRSDAEWTNEVNRDLVKMAKRYSNLHIVDWYAASAEHDNWLTADKTHPTTEGQLHYVATVAKAVLAKSK
- a CDS encoding MucBP domain-containing protein, with the translated sequence MIQVRLTVHYVDENGKALGPDNHLMNSRDHHFRLTAPPLIGYDFQKAILPNGQHVKDPTVAGTMSGETPELTFVYTTADSLIHQPKPATLVIKYLDSHQKPLRDVQVLHTKTGHQFKLTAPNFSGFHYHHALLPGGMVMSDKTVTGRLIRSHNELIFTYQPT